In Malus sylvestris chromosome 15, drMalSylv7.2, whole genome shotgun sequence, a single genomic region encodes these proteins:
- the LOC126602311 gene encoding integrin-linked protein kinase 1-like isoform X2: MENIAAQLKRGISRQFSTGSLRRNLSRQFSRQSSLDPRRNNLRFSFGRQSSLDPIRRSPSHDDDDDVDLSVPENLDSTMNLLNQGVDVNSIDLDGRTALHIAACEGHVEVARLLLSRKANIDARDRWGSTAAVDAKYYGNTEVYNILKSRGAKVPKIRKTPMTVANPREVPEYELNPLELHVRKSDGITKGSYQVAKWNGTKVSVKILDKDCYTDPESINAFKHELELLEKVRHPNVVQFVGAVTQNIPMMIVSEYHSKGDLGSYLQKKGRLSPSKALRFALDIARGVNYLHECKPDPVIHCDLKPKNILLDNGGQLKVAGFGLLRLSKISPDKAKLAQPWADTDLSSLYVAPEIYKDEIFTKSVDAYSFGLILYEMVEGLQPFHPKPMEEAAKLMCLEGKRPQLRTKSKGYPPVVKELIEECWNPEPVMRPIFSEIIIRLDKIVSNCSKQGWWKDTFKLPWK; the protein is encoded by the exons ATGGAGAACATCGCGGCGCAGCTGAAGCGGGGGATATCACGGCAGTTCTCGACGGGGTCGCTGCGCCGGAACCTCAGTCGCCAGTTCTCCCGCCAATCCTCGCTCGACCCCAGGAGGAACAACTTGCGCTTCAGCTTCGGCAGGCAGTCCTCCCTCGACCCCATCCGCCGCAGCCCTTCCCACGACGATGACGACGACGTTGATCTCTCCGTCCCCGAGAATCTCGACTCCACCATGAAC CTCCTCAATCAAGGCGTCGACGTCAACAGCATCGATTTGGACGGCCGTACGGCGCTCCATATCGCTGCCTGCGAGGGCCACGTCGAGGTTGCTAGGCTGTTGCTCTCCCGCAAGGCCAATATCGATGCTCGGGATCGCTGGGGCAGCACG GCAGCTGTAGATGCTAAGTATTACGGGAACACGGAAGTTTACAATATTCTGAAATCCCGTGGAGCCAAAGTTCCG aaaatCAGGAAGACACCAATGACTGTTGCGAATCCTCGAGAAGTTCCAGAGTATGAGCTCAATCCGTTAGAGCTTCACGTTCGAAAGAGTGATGGTATCACAAAG GGATCGTATCAAGTGGCTAAATGGAATGGTACGAAGGTTTCTGTAAAGATACTTGACAAGGATTGCTATACAGACCCTGAAAGCAT TAATGCTTTCAAACATGAGCTGGAGTTGTTAGAGAAGGTTCGGCATCCTAATGTCGTTCAATTTGTTGGTGCCGTTACCCAAAATATACCGATGATGATTGTTTCAGAGTATCATTCGAAA GGTGACTTGGGGAGCTATCTTCAAAAGAAAGGGCGCTTATCTCCATCAAAAGCCCTAAGATTTGCTCTTGACATTGCAAG GGGCGTGAATTATCTTCATGAATGTAAACCAGACCCAGTAATCCACTGTGATTTAAAGCCAAA AAATATTTTGCTCGATAATGGAGGTCAACTGAAAGTAGCTGGATTTGGCTTGTTAAGATTGTCAAAAATCTCACCTGACAAAGCAAAACTAGCACAGCCTTGGGCTGACACTGACCTTTCAA GTTTATATGTGGCACCTGAGATCTACAAAgatgaaattttcaccaaaagtgtGGATGCGTACTCTTTCGGTCTTATATTATATGAG ATGGTTGAGGGATTACAACCATTCCATCCCAAGCCTATGGAAGAGGCTGCGAAACTGATGTGTTTGGAAGGAAAAAGACCGCAGCTGAGGACCAAATCAAAGGGTTATCCCCCTGTAGTAAAAGA GTTGATTGAGGAATGTTGGAATCCAGAACCTGTTATGAGGCCCATCTTCTCGGAGATTATTATACGGTTGGACAAGATAGTTTCGAATTGCTCAAAGCAGGGCTGGTGGAAGGACACGTTTAAGCTTCCTTG GAAATAA
- the LOC126602311 gene encoding integrin-linked protein kinase 1-like isoform X3: protein MENIAAQLKRGISRQFSTGSLRRNLSRQFSRQSSLDPRRNNLRFSFGRQSSLDPIRRSPSHDDDDDVDLSVPENLDSTMNLLFLACRGDVHGVEDLLNQGVDVNSIDLDGRTAAVDAKYYGNTEVYNILKSRGAKVPKIRKTPMTVANPREVPEYELNPLELHVRKSDGITKGSYQVAKWNGTKVSVKILDKDCYTDPESINAFKHELELLEKVRHPNVVQFVGAVTQNIPMMIVSEYHSKGDLGSYLQKKGRLSPSKALRFALDIARGVNYLHECKPDPVIHCDLKPKNILLDNGGQLKVAGFGLLRLSKISPDKAKLAQPWADTDLSSLYVAPEIYKDEIFTKSVDAYSFGLILYEMVEGLQPFHPKPMEEAAKLMCLEGKRPQLRTKSKGYPPVVKELIEECWNPEPVMRPIFSEIIIRLDKIVSNCSKQGWWKDTFKLPWK, encoded by the exons ATGGAGAACATCGCGGCGCAGCTGAAGCGGGGGATATCACGGCAGTTCTCGACGGGGTCGCTGCGCCGGAACCTCAGTCGCCAGTTCTCCCGCCAATCCTCGCTCGACCCCAGGAGGAACAACTTGCGCTTCAGCTTCGGCAGGCAGTCCTCCCTCGACCCCATCCGCCGCAGCCCTTCCCACGACGATGACGACGACGTTGATCTCTCCGTCCCCGAGAATCTCGACTCCACCATGAACCTCCTTTTCCTCGCCTGCCGCGGCGACGTCCACGGCGTCGAGGACCTCCTCAATCAAGGCGTCGACGTCAACAGCATCGATTTGGACGGCCGTACG GCAGCTGTAGATGCTAAGTATTACGGGAACACGGAAGTTTACAATATTCTGAAATCCCGTGGAGCCAAAGTTCCG aaaatCAGGAAGACACCAATGACTGTTGCGAATCCTCGAGAAGTTCCAGAGTATGAGCTCAATCCGTTAGAGCTTCACGTTCGAAAGAGTGATGGTATCACAAAG GGATCGTATCAAGTGGCTAAATGGAATGGTACGAAGGTTTCTGTAAAGATACTTGACAAGGATTGCTATACAGACCCTGAAAGCAT TAATGCTTTCAAACATGAGCTGGAGTTGTTAGAGAAGGTTCGGCATCCTAATGTCGTTCAATTTGTTGGTGCCGTTACCCAAAATATACCGATGATGATTGTTTCAGAGTATCATTCGAAA GGTGACTTGGGGAGCTATCTTCAAAAGAAAGGGCGCTTATCTCCATCAAAAGCCCTAAGATTTGCTCTTGACATTGCAAG GGGCGTGAATTATCTTCATGAATGTAAACCAGACCCAGTAATCCACTGTGATTTAAAGCCAAA AAATATTTTGCTCGATAATGGAGGTCAACTGAAAGTAGCTGGATTTGGCTTGTTAAGATTGTCAAAAATCTCACCTGACAAAGCAAAACTAGCACAGCCTTGGGCTGACACTGACCTTTCAA GTTTATATGTGGCACCTGAGATCTACAAAgatgaaattttcaccaaaagtgtGGATGCGTACTCTTTCGGTCTTATATTATATGAG ATGGTTGAGGGATTACAACCATTCCATCCCAAGCCTATGGAAGAGGCTGCGAAACTGATGTGTTTGGAAGGAAAAAGACCGCAGCTGAGGACCAAATCAAAGGGTTATCCCCCTGTAGTAAAAGA GTTGATTGAGGAATGTTGGAATCCAGAACCTGTTATGAGGCCCATCTTCTCGGAGATTATTATACGGTTGGACAAGATAGTTTCGAATTGCTCAAAGCAGGGCTGGTGGAAGGACACGTTTAAGCTTCCTTG GAAATAA
- the LOC126602311 gene encoding integrin-linked protein kinase 1-like isoform X1 produces the protein MENIAAQLKRGISRQFSTGSLRRNLSRQFSRQSSLDPRRNNLRFSFGRQSSLDPIRRSPSHDDDDDVDLSVPENLDSTMNLLFLACRGDVHGVEDLLNQGVDVNSIDLDGRTALHIAACEGHVEVARLLLSRKANIDARDRWGSTAAVDAKYYGNTEVYNILKSRGAKVPKIRKTPMTVANPREVPEYELNPLELHVRKSDGITKGSYQVAKWNGTKVSVKILDKDCYTDPESINAFKHELELLEKVRHPNVVQFVGAVTQNIPMMIVSEYHSKGDLGSYLQKKGRLSPSKALRFALDIARGVNYLHECKPDPVIHCDLKPKNILLDNGGQLKVAGFGLLRLSKISPDKAKLAQPWADTDLSSLYVAPEIYKDEIFTKSVDAYSFGLILYEMVEGLQPFHPKPMEEAAKLMCLEGKRPQLRTKSKGYPPVVKELIEECWNPEPVMRPIFSEIIIRLDKIVSNCSKQGWWKDTFKLPWK, from the exons ATGGAGAACATCGCGGCGCAGCTGAAGCGGGGGATATCACGGCAGTTCTCGACGGGGTCGCTGCGCCGGAACCTCAGTCGCCAGTTCTCCCGCCAATCCTCGCTCGACCCCAGGAGGAACAACTTGCGCTTCAGCTTCGGCAGGCAGTCCTCCCTCGACCCCATCCGCCGCAGCCCTTCCCACGACGATGACGACGACGTTGATCTCTCCGTCCCCGAGAATCTCGACTCCACCATGAACCTCCTTTTCCTCGCCTGCCGCGGCGACGTCCACGGCGTCGAGGACCTCCTCAATCAAGGCGTCGACGTCAACAGCATCGATTTGGACGGCCGTACGGCGCTCCATATCGCTGCCTGCGAGGGCCACGTCGAGGTTGCTAGGCTGTTGCTCTCCCGCAAGGCCAATATCGATGCTCGGGATCGCTGGGGCAGCACG GCAGCTGTAGATGCTAAGTATTACGGGAACACGGAAGTTTACAATATTCTGAAATCCCGTGGAGCCAAAGTTCCG aaaatCAGGAAGACACCAATGACTGTTGCGAATCCTCGAGAAGTTCCAGAGTATGAGCTCAATCCGTTAGAGCTTCACGTTCGAAAGAGTGATGGTATCACAAAG GGATCGTATCAAGTGGCTAAATGGAATGGTACGAAGGTTTCTGTAAAGATACTTGACAAGGATTGCTATACAGACCCTGAAAGCAT TAATGCTTTCAAACATGAGCTGGAGTTGTTAGAGAAGGTTCGGCATCCTAATGTCGTTCAATTTGTTGGTGCCGTTACCCAAAATATACCGATGATGATTGTTTCAGAGTATCATTCGAAA GGTGACTTGGGGAGCTATCTTCAAAAGAAAGGGCGCTTATCTCCATCAAAAGCCCTAAGATTTGCTCTTGACATTGCAAG GGGCGTGAATTATCTTCATGAATGTAAACCAGACCCAGTAATCCACTGTGATTTAAAGCCAAA AAATATTTTGCTCGATAATGGAGGTCAACTGAAAGTAGCTGGATTTGGCTTGTTAAGATTGTCAAAAATCTCACCTGACAAAGCAAAACTAGCACAGCCTTGGGCTGACACTGACCTTTCAA GTTTATATGTGGCACCTGAGATCTACAAAgatgaaattttcaccaaaagtgtGGATGCGTACTCTTTCGGTCTTATATTATATGAG ATGGTTGAGGGATTACAACCATTCCATCCCAAGCCTATGGAAGAGGCTGCGAAACTGATGTGTTTGGAAGGAAAAAGACCGCAGCTGAGGACCAAATCAAAGGGTTATCCCCCTGTAGTAAAAGA GTTGATTGAGGAATGTTGGAATCCAGAACCTGTTATGAGGCCCATCTTCTCGGAGATTATTATACGGTTGGACAAGATAGTTTCGAATTGCTCAAAGCAGGGCTGGTGGAAGGACACGTTTAAGCTTCCTTG GAAATAA
- the LOC126602323 gene encoding 40S ribosomal protein S24-1-like isoform X1: MADSKAVTIRTRKFMTNRLLSRKQFVIDVLHPGRPNVSKAELKEKLARLYEVRDPNAIFVFKFRTHFGGGKSTGFGLIYDSVENAKKYEPKYRLIRGPFQAIINCRQKGYKGEWIGYKGGEVKETTQGKEEQSQEDPRSKED, encoded by the exons ATGGCGGATAGCAAGGCGGTGACGATCCGAACGAGGAAGTTCATGACCAATCGTCTCCTCTCCAGAAAGCAGTTC GTTATCGATGTTCTGCATCCAGGAAGACCGAATGTTTCCAAG GCGGAGTTGAAGGAGAAACTGGCAAGATTGTATGAAGTGAGGGATCCAAATGCcatctttgttttcaagttcCGCACCCATTTTGGAGGAGGGAAATCCACTGGTTTTGGTTTGATTTATGATTCTGTTGAGAATGCAAAGAAGTACGAGCCCAAGTACAGGCTGATCAGG GGGCCCTTTCAGGCTATTATAAACTGCAGACAAAAGGGTTATAAAGGAG AATGGATTGGATACAAAGGTGGAGAAGTCAAGGAAACAACTCAAGGAAAGGAAGAACAGAGCCAAGAAGATCCGCGGAGTAAagaag ACTAA
- the LOC126602323 gene encoding 40S ribosomal protein S24-1-like isoform X2: protein MADSKAVTIRTRKFMTNRLLSRKQFVIDVLHPGRPNVSKAELKEKLARLYEVRDPNAIFVFKFRTHFGGGKSTGFGLIYDSVENAKKYEPKYRLIRNGLDTKVEKSRKQLKERKNRAKKIRGVKKTKAGDAAKGGKKK, encoded by the exons ATGGCGGATAGCAAGGCGGTGACGATCCGAACGAGGAAGTTCATGACCAATCGTCTCCTCTCCAGAAAGCAGTTC GTTATCGATGTTCTGCATCCAGGAAGACCGAATGTTTCCAAG GCGGAGTTGAAGGAGAAACTGGCAAGATTGTATGAAGTGAGGGATCCAAATGCcatctttgttttcaagttcCGCACCCATTTTGGAGGAGGGAAATCCACTGGTTTTGGTTTGATTTATGATTCTGTTGAGAATGCAAAGAAGTACGAGCCCAAGTACAGGCTGATCAGG AATGGATTGGATACAAAGGTGGAGAAGTCAAGGAAACAACTCAAGGAAAGGAAGAACAGAGCCAAGAAGATCCGCGGAGTAAagaag ACTAAGGCTGGTGATGCTGCCAAGGGCGGGAAGAAGAAATGA
- the LOC126602307 gene encoding uncharacterized protein LOC126602307, with product MASTAIFRRKRIVTDYVTASSRASPGFRWLGHSHGDQNLESRGFSSIVTLKSSSNNDGDDKVSVAKDEFRRLGYVYISPMGIHQRWMSQAIRNASTAAAAAPAKPPEAGSPSDDEDNQRLAAKKRKEASPEDCDQAVQGLSTAKAAKAKKLQESLKEKAVKPMLQKVWATILGIGPALRAVASMSREDWAKKLVHWKKEFISTLQHYWLGIKLLGADVRICSRLLLKLAGGKTLSRRERQQLTRTTADIFRLVPLSVFIIVPFMEFLLPVFLKLFPNMLPSTFQDKLKEEEALKRRLKARIEYAKFLQDTAKEMAKEVQNSRSGEIKQTAEDLDEFLNKVRTGGRVSNEEILGFAKLFNDELTLDNISRPRLVSMCKYMNISPYGTDAYLRYMLRKRLQRIKADDKLIQEEGVESLTEDELREECRERGMLGLRSVEDMRQQLHDWLDLSLNHSMPSSLLILSRAFIVSGRLMPADAVRATLSSLPDEVVDTVGVTSLPSEDSVSERRRKLEFLEMQEEKIKEEEQREEEELARMKESKAKEEDKALKEMTIPTAKEAQEQARARTLEKQEKLCEISRALAVLASASSVSREREEFLRLVNKEIELYNSVVDKEGTDGEKDALKAYKAARDESDSTAEAEGDSGISSALIDKVDSMLHNLEKEIDDVDAQIGDRWRLLDRDFDGKVTPEEVAAAANYLKNTLGKEGVQELIGNLSKDKDGKILVEDIVRLGGRSEDANSAEDERV from the exons ATGGCTTCCACAGCGATCTTCAGGAGGAAGAGAATCGTCACCGACTATGTAACGGCGTCGTCCCGCGCCAGCCCTGGATTCCGGTGGCTCGGGCATTCCCATGGCGATCAGAATCTGGAGTCCAGGGGCTTCAGCAGTATCGTCACGCTTAAGAGCAGCAGCAACAACGACGGCGATGATAAAGTTTCCGTGGCAAAAGACGAATTCCGGCGATTGGGGTATGTCTATATCTCGCCAATGGGGATACATCAGCGGTGGATGTCGCAGGCGATTCGAAATGCGTCCACTGCTGCAGCGGCGGCGCCCGCCAAGCCTCCTGAGGCTGGGAGTCCCAGTGATGACGAGGACAACCAGCGTTTGGCtgccaaaaaaagaaaggaggcGTCTCCGGAGGACTGCGATCAAGCTGTCCAGGGGTTGAGCACTGCGAAAGCCGCCAAGGCcaagaaattgcaagagtctCTCAAGGAAAAGGCTGTCAAACCCATGTTGCAGAAAGTTTGGGCCACCATCCTGGGAATTGGCCCTGCTTTGAGAGCTGTGGCTTCCATGAGCAG GGAAGACTGGGCCAAGAAACTTGTTCACTGGAAAAAGGAATTTATATCCACATTGCAGCATTATTGGTTGGGTATTAAGCTTCTGGGTGCTGATGTAAGGATTTGTTCGAGATTGCTGCTAAAGCTTGCTGGCGGCAAGACTCTCTCTAGAAGGGAGAGACAACAGCTCACCCGCACAACAGCTGATATCTTTAGGCTAGTTCCGTTGTCGGTTTTCATCATCGTTCCTTTCATGGAATTTTTGCTGCCAGTTTTCCTCAAATTGTTCCCCAACATGCTGCCATCAACTTTTCAAGACAAATTGAAGGAAGAG GAAGCATTGAAAAGGAGGCTAAAGGCAAGAATCGAATATGCTAAGTTCCTCCAAGacacggccaaagaaatggcaAAGGAAGTTCAAAACTCAAGGAGTGGAGAAATTAAGCAAACAGCAGAAGATCTAGATGAATTTTTAAACAAA GTTAGAACGGGTGGACGTGTTTCTAACGAGGAGATTTTGGGGTTTGCCAAGTTGTTTAATGATGAACTTACCCTTGATAACATCAGCAG GCCTCGGTTAGTCAGTATGtgcaaatatatgaacattAGCCCTTATGGAACAGATGCATATTTGCGATATATGCTCCGGAAAAGACTCCAGCG gaTTAAGGCTGATGATAAGTTAATTCAAGAAGAAGGTGTGGAATCCCTTACAGAAGATGAGCTGCGGGAGGAATGCAGGGAGCGCGGAATGCTTGGTTTGCGTTCTGTGGAAGATATGCGCCAGCAG CTTCATGATTGGTTGGATTTGTCTCTCAATCACTCCATGCCATCTTCGCTTTTGATCCTTTCCAG AGCCTTCATTGTGTCTGGAAGGTTGATGCCAGCTGACGCCGTTCGAGCTACACTGTCTTCTTTGCCAGATGAAGTGGTGGATACTGTTGGTGTTACATCGTTGCCCTCGGAAGACTCTGTATCTGAAAGGAGGAGGAAATTGGAGTTCCTTGAGATGCAGGAAGAAAAGATCAAG GAGGAGGaacagagagaggaagaagagctAGCCAGAATGAAAGAATCTAAAGCCAAAGAAGAGGATAAGGCATTGAAGGAGATGACTATTCCAACAGCCAAAGaagcacaagaacaagccagggCAAGGACACTAGAAAAGCAAGAGAAGCTCTGTGAAATAAGTCGTGCATTGGCTGTTTTGGCTTCCGCATCT TCTGTGAGTAGAGAACGTGAAGAGTTCCTGAGGCTTGTCAATAAGGAG ATTGAACTTTACAATAGCGTGGTGGATAAAGAGGGTACAGATGGTGAAAAGGATGCCTTAAAGGCATACAAAGCTGCTCGAGATGAAAGTGACAGTACTGCTGAGGCGGAAGGTGATAGTGGGATTTCATCAGCGCTCATAGACAAG GTTGATTCGATGCTTCACAATCTTGAAAAGGAAATTGATGATGTAGATGCTCAAATTGGTGATCGCTGGCGATTACTTGACAG GGATTTTGATGGGAAAGTAACTCCTGAGGAGGTTGCAGCTGCTGCGAACTACTTGAAGAATACTTTAGGCAAGGAGGGTGTCCAAGAACTCATAGGCAACCTTTCAAAAGATAAAG ATGGGAAAATTCTTGTGGAAGACATTGTGAGATTGGGAGGTCGGTCTGAAGATGCAAACTCAGCAGAAGACGAGAGAGTTTAG
- the LOC126602313 gene encoding UDP-glycosyltransferase 74F2-like, which produces MEGDKGYRAHVLAVPYPAQGHINPLLQFCKRVSSKGKGIKVTLANTVFIANSLQRTSSGSVYFDTISDGYDEGGFAQAGSVADYLSRMEAVGSKTLAELIKKHQNSPQPIDCIVYDPFLPWALEVAKQFGMLACAFFTQTCTVNYTYHLQHHGKLTISSVPGLHDVLEPRDFPSFISVPGSYPAYFEMVLNQFSNTHKADFNFVNTFYKLEQEAVESMSKDCPNLLTIGPTIPSFYLDNSIKDDKDYGVHLFKFDSTCTDWLNTKPAGSVVYVAFGSMANLSDKQMEELAFGLKESGFHFLWVVRPSEEAKLPSKFVEETSNSGQGLVVKWSPQLEVLSHAAVGCFFTHGGWNSTIEALSLGVPMIAMPQWTDQPTNSKLVEDVWKVGVRVKVYDHDNDEINDRGENVTGVVGREEFKRCIRKVMEDEKDGIEMKKNAKKWRELAIEAVSDGGTSDKNIQEFVSKLTTAA; this is translated from the exons GTGTTGGCAGTTCCTTATCCTGCTCAAGGTCACATAAACCCGTTGCTCCAATTCTGCAAGCGCGTTTCCTCTAAGGGCAAGGGCATCAAAGTGACTCTAGCCAACACCGTCTTCATCGCCAACTCGTTGCAGCGCACATCATCGGGCTCCGTCTACTTCGATACCATCTCCGATGGCTACGACGAAGGCGGCTTTGCTCAAGCTGGGAGCGTCGCCGACTATCTATCCCGGATGGAAGCCGTGGGatccaaaaccctagccgaGCTCATTAAAAAGCACCAAAACTCACCCCAACCTATAGATTGCATTGTTTACGATCCCTTTTTACCTTGGGCTTTGGAAGTAGCCAAACAATTTGGTATGCTTGCCTGTGCCTTTTTTACTCAAACATGCACGGTTAATTACACTTACCATCTCCAGCATCATGGGAAACTGACGATTTCTTCTGTTCCGGGGTTGCATGACGTGCTTGAGCCTCGAGACTTCCCGTCCTTCATTTCTGTCCCGGGCTCATATCCAGCTTACTTTGAGATGGTGTTGAACCAATTTTCTAACACCCACAAAGCTGATTTCAATTTTGTCAATACTTTCTACAAGTTAGAGCAAGAG GCGGTGGAATCCATGTCAAAAGATTGTCCAAACTTGTTGACAATAGGGCCAACAATTCCATCTTTTTACTTGGACAATAGCATCAAAGACGACAAGGATTACGGGGTCCATCTTTTCAAGTTCGACTCGACCTGCACAGACTGGCTCAACACCAAGCCAGCAGGCTCGGTTGTATACGTGGCGTTTGGTAGCATGGCCAATCTAAGTGACAAGCAGATGGAGGAGCTTGCATTTGGGCTGAAGGAAAGCGGCTTCCACTTCTTGTGGGTGGTTAGGCCTTCGGAGGAGGCAAAGCTTCCCTCCAAGTTTGTCGAAGAGACGAGTAATAGTGGTCAAGGGTTAGTAGTAAAATGGAGCCCTCAGTTGGAGGTGCTGTCGCATGCGGCGGTGGGATGTTTTTTCACACACGGCGGGTGGAATTCGACGATTGAGGCATTAAGCTTGGGAGTGCCAATGATTGCAATGCCGCAGTGGACCGACCAGCCTACTAATTCCAAGCTAGTTGAGGATGTTTGGAAGGTTGGTGTTAGAGTGAAGGTTTATGATCATGATAATGATGAGATAAACGATCGCGGTGAGAATGTTACTGGGGTGGTCGGAAGAGAAGAGTTTAAGCGTTGCATTAGGAAAGTGATGGAAGATGAGAAGGATGGGAttgaaatgaaaaagaatgCAAAGAAATGGAGGGAGTTGGCAATAGAGGCTGTGAGTGACGGTGGCACTTCGGACAAAAACATCCAAGAATTCGTGTCCAAATTGACAACCGCAGCCTAA